In Verrucomicrobiota bacterium, the genomic stretch CAAAGACATTCTCTGGTTCCAAGCGCATGCCACGCGCCGGAAATAACCTAAGTGGTGCCTCGAAGAGTTGGCAGACAGGCGGACGAGGCTATTCATTTCGCCGGTTGTTGCTGGCGGTACACTCTGGGTGAGACGCCCATCTGGCTGCGGAATTGGCGGGTGAAGTAGTTGCTGTCGTTGAACCCCACCTGGAAGGCAATCTCGGTGACCGGTTCATCGGTTTGGCGCAACAGATTCGCCGCCCGATTGATCCGCAGTTGGATCAGGTACGCAATGGGGGAGTTTCCGGTCGCTGCCTGAAAGGCCCGCATGAAACTCCGGCGGGACATGTGCGCGGTAGCGGCCAAAAGCGGCAGCTCAATGGGTTCCCGGTAGTGCGTTTCCAGATGAGAGATGGCCTCGGCGATGCGCAACAATGCCCGCGAATCCGGATTCCAGGCCCGGTGATAGCAGCGGGATAAATACCCGATGATCTGCATGAAGTTGGCCATGGATAGAAAGGCAAATCCCGGTGCACGGTGCTTTAATTCCGTTTCGAGTTGTTCCAGATAGCCCAGCACGGTGCGCAATTCCGGCGGGGAAAGGTGCAACCGGCTTTTAAACTGGTGACGGCGACGCCACGCCGGTTCCAAGGTGAACAACGCATGATACCCCGCCAGCGTTGGAAGATCAAAGAGCGCCAGGTTCAGCTTATCGGGCTGGAACAAGACATTGACCAGACAAAGACGATCCATCCGCTCGTACGTGTGCGGCCGTGACCCGCTAATGACAAACACGTCCCCGGCGCTCAGCGGCCAGGATTCCTTGGTGGTCACGTGCCATCCGCTGCCGCTGGTGATGAGGACCAGCTCCGAAAACTCATGGGCGTGCATGCCGAACGGCGCCTGAGGTTCCCGCCGCTCGACGGCGATCGGGAAACCGTCCTGGTGGAACCACTCATTGGTCTTTAGCTTCTTATGGCTCATGCTTCGGATTCACTGTGTGGCACTTTTATGCTAAACTTTGGCGCGATAGTCAAGGCTTCCGCAACTTGAAATGCCTACCCTATGCCTGCTGAATATCAAATAGAACACGTAGAATAATTGTGCTTATGGCAACGAAAAACAAATCCATCGAAGCCGCTTACAAGCTGGCCAAAGAACGGTATGCAACGTATGGCGTGGACACCGATGCCGTGTTGAAACGGCTGGTCCAAGTGCCCGTCTCCCTGCACTGCTGGCAGGGCGATGACGTGGGGGGATTTGAAAACTTCGGCGGCGCCCTCGGCGGCGGCCTGGCGGTCACCGGCAATTACCCCGGCAAAGCCCGCACTCCAGACGAACTGCGCGGCGACGCGGCCAAGGCGCTCTCCCTGATCCCCGGAAAACACCGTTTCAATTTGCACGCGTTCTACGGCGAGTTCGGCGGCAAGAAGGTGGATCGCAATGAGGTTGCGCCGGAACATTTCCAGAACTGGATCGCTTGGGCCAAATCGCTCGGCATCGGCCTGGATTTCAATCCCACCTGTTTCGCGCATCCCAAGGCCGCCTCCGGCTTTACGCTATCCCACCAGGACAAGGCCATTCGCCAGTTCTGGATCGAACATTGCATCCTGTCCCGTGAAATTGGCGCCGCCTTCGGTAAAGCGCTGAACAACCCCTGCGTGACCAATGTGTGGATCCCGGACGGCATGAAGGATGTGCCGGCGGATCGGCGCGGGCCGCGCGAACGCCTGGCGCAATCGCTGGATGCCATCTTCAAGAAGCCCATCAGCCCGAAGCTGAACCTGGACGCCATCGAAGGCAAACTATTCGGCATCGGTGCGGAAAGCTACACGGTGGGCATGCATGAATTTTACCTGGGCTACGCGGTGAAGAACAACAAGCTGGTCTGCCTGGACGCCGGGCATTATCACCCCACGGAGAACATGGCTGACAAGATTTCCTCGGTGATGTGTTTCGTGAAGGAAATCCTGCTGCACGTCAGCCGCGGTGTCCGCTGGGACAGCGATCACGTGGTCATTCTGGACGACGCGCTGCTGGGCATCGCCCAGGAATTGGTGCGCGGCGATTACCTTGCCCGCACGCACATCGGTCTGGACTTCTTCGATGCCAGCATCAACCGCCTGGCCGCCTGGACGATCGGCGCGCGCAACATGATCCGCGCCCTGCTCTGC encodes the following:
- a CDS encoding L-rhamnose isomerase, with the protein product MATKNKSIEAAYKLAKERYATYGVDTDAVLKRLVQVPVSLHCWQGDDVGGFENFGGALGGGLAVTGNYPGKARTPDELRGDAAKALSLIPGKHRFNLHAFYGEFGGKKVDRNEVAPEHFQNWIAWAKSLGIGLDFNPTCFAHPKAASGFTLSHQDKAIRQFWIEHCILSREIGAAFGKALNNPCVTNVWIPDGMKDVPADRRGPRERLAQSLDAIFKKPISPKLNLDAIEGKLFGIGAESYTVGMHEFYLGYAVKNNKLVCLDAGHYHPTENMADKISSVMCFVKEILLHVSRGVRWDSDHVVILDDALLGIAQELVRGDYLARTHIGLDFFDASINRLAAWTIGARNMIRALLCAMVEPYAQMQQLEAAGDYTSRLALMEEAKTLPFAAVWDYHCLTQNVPVGMDWLAEVKQYERDVLAKR
- a CDS encoding helix-turn-helix domain-containing protein; protein product: MSHKKLKTNEWFHQDGFPIAVERREPQAPFGMHAHEFSELVLITSGSGWHVTTKESWPLSAGDVFVISGSRPHTYERMDRLCLVNVLFQPDKLNLALFDLPTLAGYHALFTLEPAWRRRHQFKSRLHLSPPELRTVLGYLEQLETELKHRAPGFAFLSMANFMQIIGYLSRCYHRAWNPDSRALLRIAEAISHLETHYREPIELPLLAATAHMSRRSFMRAFQAATGNSPIAYLIQLRINRAANLLRQTDEPVTEIAFQVGFNDSNYFTRQFRSQMGVSPRVYRQQQPAK